The nucleotide window ATACTGGCCGGCTGGGAAGCGAAGCCGATCAAGCCCAGGTCGCTGGGGTGAACTGAACAGGTGCCTCACGGGCAGGCTTAGAAGCCTCAGAGAGGAAATCCCAGAGAGAAACTCGCTGGACTAGGGGATGGCATCCGAATGGGCTTGACCTTCCCAGTCACCCTAACTCCCATGAGggctccagaaggagaaaaaggaatcacAAAGTGCTTCGAGGAAAACTAGGGTTCCCGGAGCGATGAAAAGCTGTGGGGAAGCGCTCTGTCCTGACAAGATATACGGGGAtttcacacgtgtgtgtgtgtgtgtgtgtgtgtgtgtgtttgcgcgtGTGGTGGAGGAGGCCAGGAACTTGGCGAAGCCTCTCCCCATATGGGGACACCTGGGGGAAAAGCCCGCCGGTGGAGAGGCTTCAAAGGGCCCAAGTCTGGCacgtggagagtgggggctactccggCTGCTGCTGGGTGTGTTAGATTCGGAAGCCAGCCCAGCATCGTCCTCCGGGGAAAGCCGAAGTGCTGCCCGTCTGGGGTCCGACCTCTGCCGGACGCGCACACAGGCCGTCACACACAGACTTCGAGTGAGGGAGTTGTGGGGAACGGAGGAAGGGGAGTCGGGCCGTTGCGCAAGCAATGGGGCGGGAGTTGCGGAGGGCGACTAAGTTCTGTTTCCAGGGAGACCGTTCGGGCTGACCGCCAACACAGCTAAAGGTGGACAAACCCCGACGCACGGCCAAGGTCTGAAAGGAGCCCCCTAGTAAAGGTTGGCGACGATGCCCTGACCCTTGATTGACCCCAAACTCCTGATTCTGCCTCTCCCAACCTCGTGACCCTGAGACGCGTCGAACCCCGCCAGAATCTTCGGGCTGGTCGACGGAAAGGGCTGAGCTGGAGGAGCGGGCTGGAGGCCTCGACCCATGGTGCCCAAGAGGAAGCGCGGGCCGAGCGCCGGGCGCCGGTCTGGCGCGGCGGGAGAGGGCACTGAGCCGCCGCTGTCGGAGAGCGCTCAGTCCTTGCAGCGAAAATACAAACTGCTCTCGGAGCAGCTGGACGCCTGCGAGGAGCGCGTCGACCAGGCGCTGCAGGAGAACGCCTTCCTGGAGTGCGAGGCGCAGCGCCTGCGCGAGGAGAGCCGGCTCTACGCCAGCTACGTGAGCACGCGCGCGCAGCGCTGCGCCAACGCCATCGTCCGGCTGGAGGAGCAGAACCGCGCGGACCTGACGCAGATCCACCTGCAGCGCGCAGAGCTGGCGTCGCTCTACCGCGGGCGTGAGGAGGGGGTGCGCGCGCAGTTGCTGGAGATGGAGGCGCGCGCGGCGCAGGTGGCGCGACAGGTGCAGGAGCTGCAGCCCTACAAGGCCAGTGCGCGCCCCCGCGGGAGGGCCGGGCGCGGGCAGGGCGAGGTGGGTGCACGCCGCGGCCCGGCGCTAACCCGCGGCCCCGCCGCAGGAGCTGCAGCTGGAGCAGCTGGCCCGGATTCGGGCGCTGGAGCGCGAGCTGCTGCGTATGCGCGTGGAGCACATGCAGCTGCTCCACCGCGAGAAGCGGCGTTTCCTGGAGGACAAAGCAGCCTTCGAGCGCGAGGCGCGCCAGCGCGTGCAGTCCCTGGCGCGGCGCGCGGAGCGGGAGGCGGCGCGCGTGCTCATCGCGCACACACAGGCCATCAGAGGGGACAATGGGCGCCTGCGGCAGGAGCTGCTGCGGCTGCTCCGCCGGGCCCAGGTGCTGCACGAAACGCGGCGCCAGTTGCTGGAGCAGCGTGAGCAGCTGCGGCGCGAGCACGAGGACATGCGGGACCTGGCGCGCGTGCACAGCTGGCTAGGCCGGGGCCCCGAGGGCCCGCCGCTTTGGCAACCGCCGCTGGCCTCCTCGCACCCCGAGTCCTTCGCCTCCACCACGATCCAGTCGCGCGCGACCTCCCGGGTCGCATCAGTCTCGGCCTCCCGGAACCCGTCTCAGGTCTCGTGGCGTGCGGCCTCTTGGGCCCCATCGTTGCTGTCGAAGCTCGCGGTTCCCTGGGTCCCGTCATTGGTCCCATCGCGTGTTGGCTCCAGGGTCCTGTCGCTGGCCCCTTCGAAGGCGGGATCACGGGTCCCATGCCAGGACCCATCGCGCGGGAGCTCCAGGGTCCCGTCCTTGACCCTCTCGCGCCCAGGCTCCCGAGTCCCGTCCCTGACCCCGTCACGCCTGGATTCCTGGGCCCCTTCTCGGTCCTCATTGTGTGCCGCCTCACAGAACACCGCCCTCTCTGGGAAGTCCGTCCCCGGGTCGGGCTCTTCCCGTCTCCCAGTCGAAGGAGACCGTGAATGTGACGCTGCAGGCGAAGGCGCCTTGGGGAGATCCTGAACCTACCTGGAGGAAGGCCAATGAGGCCAGACGGTGCGGGGGAGACGGGGGTGCGCAGGACGCGGATTTGGTGAGTGGATTATCAATAAAGGTGTGaccccctccacccctctccGCTCTGGCGCCGCCTGCTTCGCTGTCTAGCATTTCCGGCCGGCACAGGGACCACTCATTATGGCTCCCAGTTTCCAAGCTGCAAGGTAGCTTGATCGTCCTGTGCCCCGTGTGTCTGCCAGGGTTGAGCATCCCTCAACCCCACAGCTGACCTCTGGCTCCTCTGGCAGGGGCAGAGGGAGTCGGCCACGTCATCGTTCTGCCCATGAGGGCTGACAGTCTGGTGGCAGAGA belongs to Balaenoptera ricei isolate mBalRic1 chromosome 17, mBalRic1.hap2, whole genome shotgun sequence and includes:
- the CCDC166 gene encoding coiled-coil domain-containing protein 166, with amino-acid sequence MVPKRKRGPSAGRRSGAAGEGTEPPLSESAQSLQRKYKLLSEQLDACEERVDQALQENAFLECEAQRLREESRLYASYVSTRAQRCANAIVRLEEQNRADLTQIHLQRAELASLYRGREEGVRAQLLEMEARAAQVARQVQELQPYKELQLEQLARIRALERELLRMRVEHMQLLHREKRRFLEDKAAFEREARQRVQSLARRAEREAARVLIAHTQAIRGDNGRLRQELLRLLRRAQVLHETRRQLLEQREQLRREHEDMRDLARVHSWLGRGPEGPPLWQPPLASSHPESFASTTIQSRATSRVASVSASRNPSQVSWRAASWAPSLLSKLAVPWVPSLVPSRVGSRVLSLAPSKAGSRVPCQDPSRGSSRVPSLTLSRPGSRVPSLTPSRLDSWAPSRSSLCAASQNTALSGKSVPGSGSSRLPVEGDRECDAAGEGALGRS